The sequence TGGACGCTTTCGCAGTAGAGTTGAATCCAGCCGGCGTCGCGCGAGCCGAAGGTGTCGCTCTGGTCGTTGTGAATGTTTAAGGGCGCCGAAAGGGCGCGGTTGACGTTGATCATGACGATGGGGAGGCGGTTGGCCGCCGTAATGTAGAGCATTTCGTGCATGAGGGCGAGGCCCTGGGAAGAGGTGGCGGTCATGGTGCGCGCCCCGGCGGCGGAAGAACCGCAGCAGGCGCTGATGGCGCTGTGCTCACTCTCCACGCAGATGAATTCTGTGTTCACCAGGCCCTCGGCAACGTACTCGGCGAATTTCTCCACAATTTCGGTCTGCGGGGTAATGGGGTAGGCCGCCACCACATCCGGATCGATCTGGCGCATCGCCTCGGCGGCAGCGCCGTCACCCGTCAGGCCGACTACTTTTCGCGTTAAGAGCTTCACTTCCTCACTCTCCCTCCTTAAGAGGCCCGGCGCCCTCGGCCATCTTGATGGCCTCCTGCGGGCATTCGGTGCTGCAAATTCCGCAGCCTTTGCATAGAGACTCGTCAAATCCGGCCATCTTGCCGTCTTTTACCCGGATTGCGGAGTCGGGACAGTAGATCCAGCAAAAGAGGCAAGAGGTGCATTTTTCCGGATCGAGGACTGGGTGCTGGCTGCGCCAGCCTCCGGTTTTGAAATCGTCGGAACCCTCGGAAAGAAGCGCCCACCCCAGGGGTATTTCGTCCCAGGCGGGGAGCTTCGCTTTATCGAGCTTCCTGATGGAGTCATCTTTCATGCTTCCCGGACCTCCTCGTAAGCCCGCCTGATGGCGTTGAGATTTTGCCGGATCAGTTCCGGTTTAAAGCGCTGGGAAAACTGCTCTTCGAACTCAGAAAGGACGCTTTCCAGGCTGATCAGCCCTGTGACCTTGACCAGGGCTCCTGCCATCGGGGTATTGGGCATCACCCGCCCCAGTTCTTCGCGCGAGATCCGGTCGGCGTCTACTGCGAAGACTCTGCGCTGCGTACCGTTTTTCAGTTCTTGGGGAATGCCGGTGTGGTTCACGATAGAAGTTCCGCCTGTTTTGAGGTTCTGGGTGACCTTAACAACTCCGAGAAGGCTGGGATCAAGGACGACAACGACATCGGGTTCTTCGATGGCACAGTGCAGGTTGATGGGTTCGTTGCTGATGCGGGTGAAGGCTACCACAGGCGCGCCCAATCTTTCGGGGCCGAAAAACGGGAAGGCCTGAAAGTAGAGGTTTTCTCTGATGGCTGAAGAAGCCAGAAAGCGGGAGGCCAGAACAACTCCCTGGCCGCCACGGCCATGCCACCTGATCTCAAGCATTTTACTCGACAAATTCTTTACCCCCCTCTCCCACTTTTTGCTTTTTTTTCTTTCGGAAACCCCGTAAGAGCTCCCGGAAATCACGTTTTACCAGAAAGCACGGGGCATAAACCGCCGGATTACACGCACCGGGCGACCGAACCAATCGCGCTCCCCAACCAGAGGCGCAAGCTCCTCCATCACCGCCGTTGCTACAACCGGAACCCCCAGAATTTCCGCAGCAGCCGTCACGATGCCTGCGCCCTCCCGGACGAACGAGATCTCGGTGTCCTCGCCCAGGTGAGAATTATTAATCAGCCCGTCCACGCTCCCCAGGGCGCGCACGTGCTCCACGATGTCGGTTACGGTGGCGGTCAGGGGTCGGGCGATGTTGATTACGGCGTAAATTTTTAAATCGGGGTCCCTCCAAACCCCGTCCACCAGATTGAGGACAGATACCCCGGAAGCACCGTACCCGGTATCGAGGATGACGTCACCCGGCCGGCGCAAAGCCCAGCGCACTTCGGGCCTTAAAATATTCCCCGCCTCGCCGAGCCCTTCTGTTTCCCGGGTTTCCCAGGCGAGCACCGTAACCCCGGCCGCCTCCAGTTCCCGCTTCAGGGGCCGCAGGGTATAAAAGGGTTCCACGAGATCCAGATCCGCAAGGGTAACCCTTCTCCCGAAACGGGTGAGCGCTAAAGCCCGGTTCACCGCATTTTCACTTTTACCGCTTGCATACTCTCCAACGTAAGCCTCGATCAAGCGGGGCGGAAGCTGTGAGGCAGACAATTGCGTCACCTCAAAGGAATCTCCAGGCAGGTCCGTTGCTAGCCAGGGGCCTCCCGACGAAAGGCGGGAAAAGAAAAACTAGTCCTCATTTTCATGAGTATATAACGAAACTAAAAATTTCGTCAAGCTAAAATGTCTGATTTTTCATGGGGCTAGAAACCAAAGCATATTTTCAGGGCTCCCAGCAGGAGAAAACCCGGGAAACCCAAAAGTCCGACGGCGAAGGCACTGAGCGGGTTGATCCCAAAGCTCCAGCCCCACGTGCCCGCAATAAGGTTAAAAAGGTAAAGAACAGCGCCGCCGAGCAAAAAACGGAGGCCCATGCGCAAGAGCAACCGGAGCGGCCCCCATAAAGCCTGTCCCACGAGAAATAACAAAAAAAGCCCAAAGAGCACCCCCAGGATCGTCCCTGTCATCCGTTTTCCCCTCCGAATTCATGTTAAACTTTCTGGCGGGCCTTCTTCCAGAGGTAAATATACCGCTTCTCGGCGGCCTTCAGCGAATGAATTGCATAATCCACCAGATCGGGCTCTGTTGCAAAATCAAATAACTTCCGGGCCGCCATCCACTCACGGTGGGCCTCGGCGAGGATCTTGCAATCGTCGAGTCCTCTGTTTTTTTCCCGCAGCGCGCGGCAACGGCGGAGCCAGCTTGCCATCGGGCCGGACATCGCGGGTCACCCCCTTCGGGTAAGCGTTTTTCCCTCTTCATAGTATATGAAAAACGAGGGAAAAACTTGCTAAATTTCGTGCCTCCCGAGGAATGCCCGGCTCAGGGTCGCGGTATCGGCAAACTCCAGGTCTCCTCCTACCGGAAGACCGTGCGCGATTCTGGTTACTTTCAAACCCAGGGGTTTTAAAAGCTGGGCGAGGTAAAGGGCGGTGGCCTCCCCCTCGACGTTTGGGTTCAAGGCGAGGATGATTTCCCGGACCGTCCCCCCTTGCACCCGCTCCAGGAGCTCAGAGATCTTCAGATCTGCGGGGCCAATTCCGTCCATCGGGGAAAGAACTCCGCGCAGGACATGGTATAATCCCTTAAATTCCCTGGTGCGTTCCAGGGCAATAATGTCCCGCGGCCATTCCACAACACAGAGGACGGACCGGTCCCGGCTTTCGTCCCGGCAGAGGCAGCAAGGATCGGCATCTGTGAGGTTCCCGCAGGTGGAACAAAAAAAGATTTTTGCCCGAGCCTCAAGTAGCACCCGGGCAAGGGTCTCAGCCTCCTCCGGCGGGGCGTGCAAAAGATGTAA comes from Bacillota bacterium and encodes:
- a CDS encoding 4Fe-4S binding protein encodes the protein MKDDSIRKLDKAKLPAWDEIPLGWALLSEGSDDFKTGGWRSQHPVLDPEKCTSCLFCWIYCPDSAIRVKDGKMAGFDESLCKGCGICSTECPQEAIKMAEGAGPLKEGE
- a CDS encoding 2-oxoacid:acceptor oxidoreductase family protein; this translates as MSSKMLEIRWHGRGGQGVVLASRFLASSAIRENLYFQAFPFFGPERLGAPVVAFTRISNEPINLHCAIEEPDVVVVLDPSLLGVVKVTQNLKTGGTSIVNHTGIPQELKNGTQRRVFAVDADRISREELGRVMPNTPMAGALVKVTGLISLESVLSEFEEQFSQRFKPELIRQNLNAIRRAYEEVREA
- a CDS encoding pro-sigmaK processing inhibitor BofA family protein, whose product is MTGTILGVLFGLFLLFLVGQALWGPLRLLLRMGLRFLLGGAVLYLFNLIAGTWGWSFGINPLSAFAVGLLGFPGFLLLGALKICFGF
- a CDS encoding DUF2508 family protein gives rise to the protein MSGPMASWLRRCRALREKNRGLDDCKILAEAHREWMAARKLFDFATEPDLVDYAIHSLKAAEKRYIYLWKKARQKV
- the recR gene encoding recombination mediator RecR, which produces MLLYPEPLAFLIEAFRRLPGIGPKTAQRLALHLLHAPPEEAETLARVLLEARAKIFFCSTCGNLTDADPCCLCRDESRDRSVLCVVEWPRDIIALERTREFKGLYHVLRGVLSPMDGIGPADLKISELLERVQGGTVREIILALNPNVEGEATALYLAQLLKPLGLKVTRIAHGLPVGGDLEFADTATLSRAFLGRHEI